The Lachnospiraceae bacterium KM106-2 nucleotide sequence ATTTCCCCAATCTTAGAAGCCTAAGAATGTCAGAACTGTTGAAATACCAGCCATCATGACACCTGCCACAATTCCTTTCAGAGCGGAGTTCATGGTAGATGAATCCTGCTGCTGATATGCTTGTGCGAACTCCATGACATTCTTTGCAAGAATGATGACACCAACAGCACCAATGACTGCAATAATAAGTGTCTTTAAGTTCTCAAGCGGCTGTGTTACCGCGGAAGTACCTGTACCTGCTGCAAAACAAGTAGTGCTCATAAGCATTACTCCCATAAGTGCTCCGGATAATGCCGGAACGAATCTCTTTTTAAAGTGAATGAATCTGCTCTTCATGCCTTTCTCCTCCATCTGATTGTTGTTTGTCGTAATAATCTGTTCTTTTCTCATGTTGTTTGTCTCCTTTTTGATAAAAAAATAAGCCAGCAGGGATAATCCCTAACTGGCTGTTAAAAGTTACTCTATATGATCAGGCAATGCCTGTTGTAATGATTAAATCGGGCTTTCCCCGATGTGTTTAGCTGTAACCACCTCCTTTCAAGGTGCAAAAAAAGCACCTTAACCATATTGGCTAAAGTGCTTGTATTAGTTTGATATTAAATTGTTGTGAGTCAGATAAACTGGAATCTGTCTATTTCATCCTATCTATCATATTCTTTATTTTCAGTTCTATCTGATTAATTACTTTAATAAAATCCACATCATCTTTTCCTGTAGGGTCATCTAGTCCCCAGTTATCATCAAAAGGTCTGCCGATAAAAGGACATCCAACATTACATCCCATTGAAATTGCGATGTCTACGTCTGGGATATCTGTAATTAACTTGCTGTATTGACCATTTGTTTCCATATCAATTCCATAGAGTTTTTTCATTATACGAACAGCATCCTGATTGATTTGTGGCTTTGTTTCTGTCCCGGCAGAATAGCTTTCAAACACATCAGATGCTAGATGTTTTCCAAGTGCCTCGGCAATCTGACTTCTACAGGAATTGTGAACACAGATAAATGCTACCTTTTTTCTTCCATCTATCATTTCTTAAACCATCCTCTTGTACTATTGGCCACCTTTACAAGTGCAAGCATAACAGGAACTTCTGTTAATACACCTACCGTTGTCGCAAGTGCAGCCGGACTCGTTGTACCAAATAATGCAATAGCTACGGCTACAGCTAACTCAAAGAAGTTTGATGCCCCTATCATTCCTGCCGGTGCTGCTATGTCATGTGACATTCCAAATATCTTTGACGCTGAATAAGCAATAAAGAAAATAAAAACAGTCTGAACCGTGAGCGGCACTGCTATCAACACTATGTGCAAAGGATTTGATAAGATAACTTCTGTTTGTGATGCAAATATTAAAACCAAAGTAAGAAGCAAGCCAACTGTAGTTGCGTTATCAAACTTATGAACAAAAGTGTTTTCAAAATACCCTATTCCTTTATTTTTAACTACAACTATTCTTGTTAATACACCCCCAACAAGCGGAATCACCACAAACATAATCACACTGAAAAACAATGTTCCATAGGGTACTGATACATTTGATACTCCAAGCAAAAACTTTACAATTGGCACAAATGCAATCAGTATGATTAAATCGTTCGTTGCTACCTGTACCACAGTATAAGCAGGATTTCCTTTTGTAAGAGTACTCCATACAAATACCATTGCTGTACATGGTGCTGCTCCAAGAAGCACTGCTCCTGCAAGATACTGAGTAGCAAGTTCTGGTGCAATAAATCCTTTAAATACTGTAAACAAGAACAATGATGCAATTCCATACATGGTAAATGGTTTTATTAGCCAATTTGTAATCCATGTAATGAAAAGCCCTTTGGGATTCTTTCCCACTTGTTTAATACTCTGAAAATCCACTTTTAGCATCATTGGATAAATCATAATCCAGATAAGTATTGCAATCGGAATAGAAATCCCAGATATTTCAAGATTACCGAGTGCGTTAGGTATGGCCGGTAATAACTTACCAATGATTACTCCGACTACCATACATATAAATACCCAGATTGTAAGATACTTTTGGAAAAAATTAATTCCTTCACTCTTTTTCTTTGCCATTAAAATCCCAACTTTCCAAGCAGCTTAATTACTTCAGCGCTGTTTAATACTTTCCCCATTGAAGCAACTGTTTCATTCACAACAATGGCAGGCATACTCATAACACCGTAAGCCATAACCTTTTCCATATCTGTGATATATTCTACTTTAATTCCTAACCCTAATTCTTCAATGGCCTTTTTAACATTTTCATACTGATCATGACAGCTTTTACACCCAGCACCAAGCACCTTAATGCTTGTAAGCTTATTATCTCCACCACAACAGTTATCTACCTGTTGACCGCCACAGCAACATGATGATGCTTCATAAGTAGCTACTTCTCCATTGCAAGCACAAGCTGGCTCTATCTTAACTTCTTCTTTTTTCTTTCCTAATCCAAATAATGACATAATCTTTTCCTCCTGTTAAATAAGTAAATATTGAAATGCATTAAATGCATAACCAACAATAATAATTCCTACGGTACAGATTCCAATGAACAGACCTAAGAGTTTTGGTTTGATTGCCTTTTTCAGCATAATCATGGATGGAAGAGACAGTGTGGTTACTCCCATCATAAATGACAACACAACGCCCAATCTTGCACCTTTAGCAAGCAGTGCTTCTGCAATAGGAATACATCCAAAGATATCTGCATACATCGGAACCCCCACAATTGTGGCAATAATGACACCAAATGGATTACCAGTACCAAGAAATCTCACTATAATATCTTCCGGTATCCAGTTGTGAATAAAGGCTCCTATTCCAACACCAACAAGAATATATGGGAAGACTTTTTTAAATGTTTCAACAACCTGCTCCCACGCATATTTCATTCTGTCTCTAACCGCCAGTTCTTCCAGTGGAATATCGATTTGCTTTGCATTTCTTATAAATTCTTCTACCTGATTTTCAAGGTGAAGTGTTTCGATAAGTGTTCCACCTATTACCGCAATAACAAGCCCTACAATCACATATATGATAGCAACTTTTGATCCAAAGATACTCATCAGCAAAACCAGACTTCCTAAATCTACCATTGGAGAAGAAATCAGAAAGGAAAATGTCACACCTAATGGAAGTCCTGCACTGGTAAATCCAATAAACAGTGGAATGGACGAGCAAGAACAGAATGGTGTCACCGTACCAAGTAATGCTGCAATACAGTTTGCCCAGATTCCATGAAAACGCCCCATAATCTTCTTACTTCGTTCTGGTGGAAAGTAGCTTTGAATATAGGAAATCATAAAAATCAGGATACAAAGCAATATCGTTATCTTCAAAACATCATATAGGAAAAACTGTACACTTCCACCCATTCTACTTGAAGTATCCAAGCCAATTTTCTCAAGAAGATTTCCAATTAATGTACTCATCCATTTCATTCCCAAAATCTGATTTTGAATAAACTCCCAAATCATTATTGACAACACCCACTTTCCTCTTTACAGCAGGATAATCCTTCAATAAAAGTTTTAAAGGCATTCAAGGTCTCACAATTCAATGAATAATGATGCCATCTACCTTCTTTCCAATCATTCACCAGCCCACATTCATTTAAGATTTTCATATGATGAGAAAGTGTAGGCTGTGTAATCTCAAAAGCCTCCAATAGTTTACAACCACATTTTTCTCCGTCGGAGAGCATTTGGATAATCTGCAATCTATTACTATCTCCCAATGCTTTACAAATAAGTGCTACATCTATTGTATTCATATTGTCCTCCTTTACATAGATAATTATCTATGTTTCTATTATACATTATACATAGATGATTGTCAATGTTTATTTTTATGGTTTACAAAATTCCCATCACCCTTTATTAGAAGTGTATGCTCATGATTTCAGGAACAACAAGAGCCAAAAGAAAACACCTGCCGCTTCTGACAGATGTTCCACTATAAACTATCTATTTTTCATCAAGACAAACACCGATTTGTAAAACACATTTTTTTTACATAGGCACAGTATACCACATTTCCTGTGCCTATGCGATAATATTTACTGCTTCTTCCGATATGAACTCATCCTCTCCACAGTAACCTCCGGATAGAAGTAAGTAAGAATCGTTGCCTTCGGAACTCCTGCGGCAAGTGCTTTCTTCACTTCCTCTTTCTGCTCCGGTGTATACGACCAGTGCAGCATTCGATTTGTGATGGTATCCTCCCATTTAGGCTTTTCCCTCTCAGGATTCCTTACAGGTTTAGCACCAGCACTTCCACTAGAAGCATTGGCACTTTCTGTTGCTTCCGACTTCTGCGATTCATCGACATACTCAAGCTCATTTGCCTGTTCCCTGTCAATCTTTGCTTTCTGCTCTGCTTCATCCTGCATGGAGAATCTTCTGCTTAATTCCGCATCACCAAGCATCATAAACTGCTCATAGGTAAGAGAATCAATATACACATTCTCGCCCTTATCCTTCAGTTTTTCATAATACTTAACCGCCTTGTCTGAAAGAATCTCAAATGGTGGACCGATAAGATTATCTGCTCCCCTTATCTGATGAACATAAGGCTCTCCCTTACCATCTGCTGTCTGGTTAAACATCGGATGATTGAATGGTATGAACTTATTGTCCATGATTGGATCAAAGCCACGGATAAAAATAATACACTTCTTATTATCCAGCTTTCTGACTTCATCGGGTGTAAACAATTCTCTGCCTAATACATCATAGTTTCTTGAAGAGCTTCCCTGTCTGCCCTTTGTCTCACCGCTTGACTTCTTATCAATCGTACCTTTTCCAAGCAGCTCCGACACATACTTGTGCGTGCTCTGCTCGTTTCCACCGAGATAGATGAAAGTATCGCAGTTGCCAGGAATTGTCTCCCAGGTATCTTTGAAAAGTGCCTTTAACTGGGCAAAGTTCTGAATGATAATAATACTTGAAATCTCACGGCTTCGCATTGTCGATAAAAGGGAACAGAAGTCATCTGGCAATGCGACATTCGCAAATTCATCTAACATAAAAGTCACATGGATAGGCAGTCTGCCTCCACAGTTAAAGTCCGCCTGATAGTACAATTCCTGAAATATCTGTGTGTAGAGCATACCGATAATAAAGTTATAGGATTTATCGCTATCGGGAATTACACAAAAGAGTGCTGTCTTTGTCTCACCATCTCCGTTTACTCCAATTCCGATATCTGACAGGTTAAGCTCATCTTTTGAGAGCAATCGTAAAACCTGCTTATTCTCAAGAAATGCAAGTCTTGAGTTGGCACTGATGATAATGGAACGGACGGTATCTCCTGCACCTCTCATACATTTGTTGTACTGCTTGACTGCCGGATGATTGGCTCCAAGTGGTGAACTCTCCTCTAAAAACTTCATACGCACATCCAGCTTTGATGCCTTCCCCTGCTCTGTAACCTCTGCCTCTCCAAGAAGTTTCAGTACTGTCTCGAAGTTTCTCTTTGCCGGCTGTACCTCCAGCCACACATAATAAAAGATAGACTGCAAGAACAATCCTTCCGCTTTTTCCCAGAACGGATCACTTGGTGTCGCTCCCTTGGGTGTCGTATTGCTGATAAGGTTTGTAATCAGCTTGACCACATCTGTTTCCTCTCTGATATAGGAAAACGGATTATAACAGTCCGACTTATCCATCTCTAACAGATTGATGACCTTCACATTGTATCCGTTATTCTTTAACATCTGCCCGCAGCTTCTAAGAATCTCACCTTTGGGATCAGTACAGATAAAAGAACAGTTATGCGGCATCTGCATCAGATTCGGCTTTACCTCATAGAAGGTCTTTCCTGCACCGGAACCACCACAGATAAGAATATTGCCATTGAGCTTGAGCCTTCTGAAATCCAGCGACATTTTCACATTCTGGCTGAGTATCCGATTAAAATTCTCATCCTTATCCGCAAGTATCTTATTGACCTGCTTCGGATTTTCAAATCTTGCCGTACCAAACTCCTTACCGGGCATATAGTTTCTCTGACTGGTGTAATACATGACAATAGCCATCGCATAGATACCTAATGCAATGGCTACTGCTTTTACTGTATTGGAATTGTAATAGTTGGCAAAGGGAACAGCACATACTTCATTGAATCTGTCCATAAATTCATTAAAAGCAATCCCTTCCGTCCACGCACCATTTATCAGATAACCAAGATACCCTGCTAACACTGCACCCACAAGAATGAATATCAGTGAAGGCTTTTTCTTTGTTGTCTGCATAGGCTGCTACCTCACTTTCTTTGTGGTAACAGTTTTCTTCTGTGTGGTCTTTTTCTGCTGCTTCTGCACTTTCTCGTAACGCTCCCTGACAGATGACTCCACCTTGTCATAGTGAGTATAAAGCTCGGTTCCTTTCTGGGTTGTCACCACACGATTCTGCTCATCATAGAGCT carries:
- a CDS encoding arsenate reductase, whose translation is MIDGRKKVAFICVHNSCRSQIAEALGKHLASDVFESYSAGTETKPQINQDAVRIMKKLYGIDMETNGQYSKLITDIPDVDIAISMGCNVGCPFIGRPFDDNWGLDDPTGKDDVDFIKVINQIELKIKNMIDRMK
- a CDS encoding arsenical-resistance protein ACR3, translating into MAKKKSEGINFFQKYLTIWVFICMVVGVIIGKLLPAIPNALGNLEISGISIPIAILIWIMIYPMMLKVDFQSIKQVGKNPKGLFITWITNWLIKPFTMYGIASLFLFTVFKGFIAPELATQYLAGAVLLGAAPCTAMVFVWSTLTKGNPAYTVVQVATNDLIILIAFVPIVKFLLGVSNVSVPYGTLFFSVIMFVVIPLVGGVLTRIVVVKNKGIGYFENTFVHKFDNATTVGLLLTLVLIFASQTEVILSNPLHIVLIAVPLTVQTVFIFFIAYSASKIFGMSHDIAAPAGMIGASNFFELAVAVAIALFGTTSPAALATTVGVLTEVPVMLALVKVANSTRGWFKK
- a CDS encoding redox-active disulfide protein 2, which translates into the protein MSLFGLGKKKEEVKIEPACACNGEVATYEASSCCCGGQQVDNCCGGDNKLTSIKVLGAGCKSCHDQYENVKKAIEELGLGIKVEYITDMEKVMAYGVMSMPAIVVNETVASMGKVLNSAEVIKLLGKLGF
- a CDS encoding transporter, coding for MIWEFIQNQILGMKWMSTLIGNLLEKIGLDTSSRMGGSVQFFLYDVLKITILLCILIFMISYIQSYFPPERSKKIMGRFHGIWANCIAALLGTVTPFCSCSSIPLFIGFTSAGLPLGVTFSFLISSPMVDLGSLVLLMSIFGSKVAIIYVIVGLVIAVIGGTLIETLHLENQVEEFIRNAKQIDIPLEELAVRDRMKYAWEQVVETFKKVFPYILVGVGIGAFIHNWIPEDIIVRFLGTGNPFGVIIATIVGVPMYADIFGCIPIAEALLAKGARLGVVLSFMMGVTTLSLPSMIMLKKAIKPKLLGLFIGICTVGIIIVGYAFNAFQYLLI
- a CDS encoding arsenical resistance operon repressor, whose protein sequence is MNTIDVALICKALGDSNRLQIIQMLSDGEKCGCKLLEAFEITQPTLSHHMKILNECGLVNDWKEGRWHHYSLNCETLNAFKTFIEGLSCCKEESGCCQ
- a CDS encoding TrsK-like protein, with translation MQTTKKKPSLIFILVGAVLAGYLGYLINGAWTEGIAFNEFMDRFNEVCAVPFANYYNSNTVKAVAIALGIYAMAIVMYYTSQRNYMPGKEFGTARFENPKQVNKILADKDENFNRILSQNVKMSLDFRRLKLNGNILICGGSGAGKTFYEVKPNLMQMPHNCSFICTDPKGEILRSCGQMLKNNGYNVKVINLLEMDKSDCYNPFSYIREETDVVKLITNLISNTTPKGATPSDPFWEKAEGLFLQSIFYYVWLEVQPAKRNFETVLKLLGEAEVTEQGKASKLDVRMKFLEESSPLGANHPAVKQYNKCMRGAGDTVRSIIISANSRLAFLENKQVLRLLSKDELNLSDIGIGVNGDGETKTALFCVIPDSDKSYNFIIGMLYTQIFQELYYQADFNCGGRLPIHVTFMLDEFANVALPDDFCSLLSTMRSREISSIIIIQNFAQLKALFKDTWETIPGNCDTFIYLGGNEQSTHKYVSELLGKGTIDKKSSGETKGRQGSSSRNYDVLGRELFTPDEVRKLDNKKCIIFIRGFDPIMDNKFIPFNHPMFNQTADGKGEPYVHQIRGADNLIGPPFEILSDKAVKYYEKLKDKGENVYIDSLTYEQFMMLGDAELSRRFSMQDEAEQKAKIDREQANELEYVDESQKSEATESANASSGSAGAKPVRNPEREKPKWEDTITNRMLHWSYTPEQKEEVKKALAAGVPKATILTYFYPEVTVERMSSYRKKQ